Genomic segment of Thermodesulfobacteriota bacterium:
TGGTAAAGGACGCGGCGGAGCTCGAGAAGAGGGTGAACTACGTCGTTACCGAATACTACCAGCCGGCCATAGTGGAGGAGTACATAGAGGGCAGGGAGTTCAATATATCGGTCGTCGGCAACGGCGAGGGCGCGAGGACCCTGCCCCTCTCGGAGATAGACTTTTCCGACTATCCCGAGGGGCTCCCCCGGATAGTCTCCTACGAGGCGAAGTGGATTACGGTAAGCCCGCTCTACATAAAGACCCCCCCGGTATGTCCGGCCGACGTGCCGGAAGAGCTAAGGGGGGAGCTCGAGCGGGTCGCCCTGGGGGCCTACCGGGCCATAGGGTGCAGGGACTACGCGCGGGTAGATATGCGCGTGGGCGGGGACGGCGGGATAAGGGTCCTCGAGGTGAACCCCAACCCCGATATCTCTCGCGACGCGGGGCTCGCCAGGGCCGCGAAGAGCACGGGGCTCGACTACCACCAGCTCATAAAAGAGATCGTGATGGCCGCGGAGGCCAGATATAACGAGCCGGGCGCGGAGGAAGAACTTACCCCCCCCACGACCGAAGAGACCCCACAGGCGTGATACCTATCAGAGAGGTCGAACTGCGGGACAGGGCCGCCATAGTGGATATAATAAGGCGGACGGATAACCTTACGGAGGAGGAAAGGGATTGCGCCGTAGAGCTTCTTGATATATACTTGAAAGACCCCTCCGAGGACGACTACCTCTTCCTTGCGGCCGTAGAGGAGGGGCTGGTGGGAGAGCTTCCGGTGGGCTATGTATGTTACGGCGCCGCTTCGCTCTCGGACGGGGCGTACGACCTCTACTGGATACTGGTCGACCCCGCCCACAGGGGCAAGGGGGTGGGCGGAGGGCTCCTCACGCGCACAGAGGAGATGGTCTCGGCCGAGGGCGGGAGGATGCTCATGGCCGAAACCTCGAGCCTCCCGGCCTATGAGGAGGCCAGGGGCTTTTACCTTAAAAACGGTTTCAGGGAAGAAGCGAGGATAAAGGGGTTCTTCAAGCCCGGCGACGACAAGTTGATATACGTGAAGGACCTGTAAGGAGTTGTTAGCACACGGTACGCTACATGACGGAAGTCGAATCCATAAAAAAAGTATACGCGGGATATTCGGACGTATACGACACTCTCTTCAAGAGGCTTTTCTACCCAAGG
This window contains:
- a CDS encoding GNAT family N-acetyltransferase, which translates into the protein MIPIREVELRDRAAIVDIIRRTDNLTEEERDCAVELLDIYLKDPSEDDYLFLAAVEEGLVGELPVGYVCYGAASLSDGAYDLYWILVDPAHRGKGVGGGLLTRTEEMVSAEGGRMLMAETSSLPAYEEARGFYLKNGFREEARIKGFFKPGDDKLIYVKDL
- a CDS encoding ATP-grasp domain-containing protein, which codes for MDGKGMIKKVRIIFNDDGSDSYQVDEEEMEFGDITETVEEVGGALVREGVKVSLSPLRPDNLDEFIRKMRSCDDDMIFNLCEGAFGQSDLEMNVAAMLELFDLKFTGSGPVALALALDKGRTKDILRGRGVPTADYRVVEKAPPDDCEALGFPLIVKPLKEDASIGIEIGAVVKDAAELEKRVNYVVTEYYQPAIVEEYIEGREFNISVVGNGEGARTLPLSEIDFSDYPEGLPRIVSYEAKWITVSPLYIKTPPVCPADVPEELRGELERVALGAYRAIGCRDYARVDMRVGGDGGIRVLEVNPNPDISRDAGLARAAKSTGLDYHQLIKEIVMAAEARYNEPGAEEELTPPTTEETPQA